From a single Parambassis ranga chromosome 2, fParRan2.1, whole genome shotgun sequence genomic region:
- the nap1l1 gene encoding nucleosome assembly protein 1-like 1 isoform X3, with translation MADIDNKDQAEMDPADMEDVEEVEEEETGEDENSKARQLTVQMMQNPQILAALQERLDGLNGSPSGYMESLPKVVKRRVNALKNLQVKCAHIEAKFYEEVHELERKYAALYQPLFDKRSDIVKAAYEPTDEECEWKADEEEELTVSKQDEMKEKAKLEEEKKDEEKEDPKGIPEFWLTVFKNVDLLSDMLQEHDEPILKHLQDIKVKFSDPGQPMSFTLEFHFEPNDFFTNTVLTKTYKMRSEPDESDPFSFDGPEIMSCTGCTIDWTKGKNVTLKTIKKKQKHKGRGTVRTVTKTVPNDSFFNFFAPPEVPENGELDEDSEAVLAADFEIGHFIRERIVPRAVLYFTGEAIEDDDDDYDEEGEEADDEEGEEEADEENDPDYDPKV, from the exons ATGGCAGACATTGACAA CAAAgaccaggctgagatggacCCGGCAGATATGGAGGACGTGGAGgaagtggaagaggaggagacgggGGAAGATGAAAACAGCAAAG CTCGTCAGCTGACTGTACAGATGATGCAGAATCCACAGATCCTTGCTGCGTTGCAGGAGAGGCTGGACGGTCTGAACGGGTCACCATCAGGGTACATGGAGAG TTTACCAAAGGTTGTGAAAAGACGTGTAAACGCCCTAAAGAACCTTCAGGTCAAATGTGCCCACATTGAGGCCAAGTTCTACGAAGAAGTACATGAACTGGAGAGAAAGTATGCAGCCCTCTACCAGCCCCTCTTCGACAAA AGAAGCGACATAGTGAAAGCAGCTTATGAGCCCACAGATGAGGAATGTGAATGGAaggcagatgaggaggaagagctgaCAGTAAGTAAGCAG GATGAGATGAAGGAGAAGGCCAAGttagaggaagagaagaaggatgaagagaaagaagacCCCAAAGGCATCCCAGAGTTTTGGCTAACAGTTTTCAAAAATGTGGATCTGCTCAGTGATATGCTGCAG GAACACGATGAACCCATCCTTAAACATTTACAAGATATTAAAGTAAAGTTCTCAGATCCAGGGCAGCCAATG AGCTTCACATTAGAGTTCCACTTTGAGCCCAACGACTTCTTCACAAACACAGTGTTGACGAAAACCTACAAGATGAGGTCAGAGCCCGATGAGAGTGACCCCTTCTCCTTCGACGGACCAGAGATCATGTCCTGTACAGG TTGCACGATTGACTGGACAAAGGGCAAGAACGTCACATTGAAAACAATcaagaaaaaacagaagcacaagGGCCGTGGCACAGTCAGGACGGTCACCAAAACGGTCCCCAACGACTCCTTCTTTAACTTCTTTGCCCCCCCAGAAG TTCCAGAAAATGGCGAGTTG GATGAGGACTCGGAGGCAGTTCTGGCTGCGGACTTTGAAATCGGCCATTTCATTCGCGAGCGCATTGTACCTCGGGCCGTGCTCTACTTCACAGGAGAGGCCATAgaggatgacgatgacgat TAcgatgaagagggagaggaggcagatgATGAG gaaggtgaggaggaggctgatgAGGAGAATGACCCCGACTATGATCCGAAG GTTTAA
- the nap1l1 gene encoding nucleosome assembly protein 1-like 1 isoform X2, with protein sequence MADIDNKDQAEMDPADMEDVEEVEEEETGEDENSKARQLTVQMMQNPQILAALQERLDGLNGSPSGYMESLPKVVKRRVNALKNLQVKCAHIEAKFYEEVHELERKYAALYQPLFDKRSDIVKAAYEPTDEECEWKADEEEELTDEMKEKAKLEEEKKDEEKEDPKGIPEFWLTVFKNVDLLSDMLQEHDEPILKHLQDIKVKFSDPGQPMSFTLEFHFEPNDFFTNTVLTKTYKMRSEPDESDPFSFDGPEIMSCTGCTIDWTKGKNVTLKTIKKKQKHKGRGTVRTVTKTVPNDSFFNFFAPPEVPENGELDEDSEAVLAADFEIGHFIRERIVPRAVLYFTGEAIEDDDDDYDEEGEEADDEEGEEEADEENDPDYDPKKDAAPPAECKQQ encoded by the exons ATGGCAGACATTGACAA CAAAgaccaggctgagatggacCCGGCAGATATGGAGGACGTGGAGgaagtggaagaggaggagacgggGGAAGATGAAAACAGCAAAG CTCGTCAGCTGACTGTACAGATGATGCAGAATCCACAGATCCTTGCTGCGTTGCAGGAGAGGCTGGACGGTCTGAACGGGTCACCATCAGGGTACATGGAGAG TTTACCAAAGGTTGTGAAAAGACGTGTAAACGCCCTAAAGAACCTTCAGGTCAAATGTGCCCACATTGAGGCCAAGTTCTACGAAGAAGTACATGAACTGGAGAGAAAGTATGCAGCCCTCTACCAGCCCCTCTTCGACAAA AGAAGCGACATAGTGAAAGCAGCTTATGAGCCCACAGATGAGGAATGTGAATGGAaggcagatgaggaggaagagctgaCA GATGAGATGAAGGAGAAGGCCAAGttagaggaagagaagaaggatgaagagaaagaagacCCCAAAGGCATCCCAGAGTTTTGGCTAACAGTTTTCAAAAATGTGGATCTGCTCAGTGATATGCTGCAG GAACACGATGAACCCATCCTTAAACATTTACAAGATATTAAAGTAAAGTTCTCAGATCCAGGGCAGCCAATG AGCTTCACATTAGAGTTCCACTTTGAGCCCAACGACTTCTTCACAAACACAGTGTTGACGAAAACCTACAAGATGAGGTCAGAGCCCGATGAGAGTGACCCCTTCTCCTTCGACGGACCAGAGATCATGTCCTGTACAGG TTGCACGATTGACTGGACAAAGGGCAAGAACGTCACATTGAAAACAATcaagaaaaaacagaagcacaagGGCCGTGGCACAGTCAGGACGGTCACCAAAACGGTCCCCAACGACTCCTTCTTTAACTTCTTTGCCCCCCCAGAAG TTCCAGAAAATGGCGAGTTG GATGAGGACTCGGAGGCAGTTCTGGCTGCGGACTTTGAAATCGGCCATTTCATTCGCGAGCGCATTGTACCTCGGGCCGTGCTCTACTTCACAGGAGAGGCCATAgaggatgacgatgacgat TAcgatgaagagggagaggaggcagatgATGAG gaaggtgaggaggaggctgatgAGGAGAATGACCCCGACTATGATCCGAAG
- the nap1l1 gene encoding nucleosome assembly protein 1-like 1 isoform X1, whose amino-acid sequence MADIDNKDQAEMDPADMEDVEEVEEEETGEDENSKARQLTVQMMQNPQILAALQERLDGLNGSPSGYMESLPKVVKRRVNALKNLQVKCAHIEAKFYEEVHELERKYAALYQPLFDKRSDIVKAAYEPTDEECEWKADEEEELTVSKQDEMKEKAKLEEEKKDEEKEDPKGIPEFWLTVFKNVDLLSDMLQEHDEPILKHLQDIKVKFSDPGQPMSFTLEFHFEPNDFFTNTVLTKTYKMRSEPDESDPFSFDGPEIMSCTGCTIDWTKGKNVTLKTIKKKQKHKGRGTVRTVTKTVPNDSFFNFFAPPEVPENGELDEDSEAVLAADFEIGHFIRERIVPRAVLYFTGEAIEDDDDDYDEEGEEADDEEGEEEADEENDPDYDPKKDAAPPAECKQQ is encoded by the exons ATGGCAGACATTGACAA CAAAgaccaggctgagatggacCCGGCAGATATGGAGGACGTGGAGgaagtggaagaggaggagacgggGGAAGATGAAAACAGCAAAG CTCGTCAGCTGACTGTACAGATGATGCAGAATCCACAGATCCTTGCTGCGTTGCAGGAGAGGCTGGACGGTCTGAACGGGTCACCATCAGGGTACATGGAGAG TTTACCAAAGGTTGTGAAAAGACGTGTAAACGCCCTAAAGAACCTTCAGGTCAAATGTGCCCACATTGAGGCCAAGTTCTACGAAGAAGTACATGAACTGGAGAGAAAGTATGCAGCCCTCTACCAGCCCCTCTTCGACAAA AGAAGCGACATAGTGAAAGCAGCTTATGAGCCCACAGATGAGGAATGTGAATGGAaggcagatgaggaggaagagctgaCAGTAAGTAAGCAG GATGAGATGAAGGAGAAGGCCAAGttagaggaagagaagaaggatgaagagaaagaagacCCCAAAGGCATCCCAGAGTTTTGGCTAACAGTTTTCAAAAATGTGGATCTGCTCAGTGATATGCTGCAG GAACACGATGAACCCATCCTTAAACATTTACAAGATATTAAAGTAAAGTTCTCAGATCCAGGGCAGCCAATG AGCTTCACATTAGAGTTCCACTTTGAGCCCAACGACTTCTTCACAAACACAGTGTTGACGAAAACCTACAAGATGAGGTCAGAGCCCGATGAGAGTGACCCCTTCTCCTTCGACGGACCAGAGATCATGTCCTGTACAGG TTGCACGATTGACTGGACAAAGGGCAAGAACGTCACATTGAAAACAATcaagaaaaaacagaagcacaagGGCCGTGGCACAGTCAGGACGGTCACCAAAACGGTCCCCAACGACTCCTTCTTTAACTTCTTTGCCCCCCCAGAAG TTCCAGAAAATGGCGAGTTG GATGAGGACTCGGAGGCAGTTCTGGCTGCGGACTTTGAAATCGGCCATTTCATTCGCGAGCGCATTGTACCTCGGGCCGTGCTCTACTTCACAGGAGAGGCCATAgaggatgacgatgacgat TAcgatgaagagggagaggaggcagatgATGAG gaaggtgaggaggaggctgatgAGGAGAATGACCCCGACTATGATCCGAAG